TGAAAACAGGAATAGAAATATTACTGTTAAAATCAATACCAATTCAGACATTCACTCTATAGAAATAAAAAAAAATGATAATGAAATCTCATTAAATGAGCCTGATGCAAAGATTTTAGATCATTACATCTATTTAACATATGTTTCTTATAAAGAAGATAGATCTTTTTATTTTAACATAATCAAACTTGATTTATCTGGAAATATTGTTTGGAAAAAACGAATTGATAATTTTCACAACATAACTTGTGGGAATATGATAATAGACAACAATTCACTAATAATACCTATTGAATATCAATCCTCAGCAAATAAAAGAAATCAATCAATATTAAAATTGGATCATGATGGAAATATATTATTAACACAAGAAGTTATTTTTGATAAGGTCTTCAATAAAATAAAATCAATTGTTAAATTAAATGAAAACAGATTTGTAGTCTGTACATTTCACGAAGATACAACTGACACATATAGCAGATATATCGGTTTTTCTTATCTTGATAGTAATATGCAGATGATTAAAAAGAAGTACTATAGTTCTAAAGGACTGGAGTATAAATCTGCTCTTGTAGTAAATAATGATATTTATTATGCTGGAAGATTTAACTATGGAGTAGAAAATGGATATAGTATTGCAAAATTAGACTCAAATCTAGATACATTATGGACAAAGAATTATTATTATAGTGATTCTAATTATGACACTAGAGATCGATGTGTAGCAATTCATCAGTACGATTCTTTTATTTATATACTCGGTGCTGATAATTGTCGTTGGGGAAGTATCGGTCAAAATCTTGAATCTTGTAGCTTAAATCTTCAAAAATTTGATCTAAATGGCTCTTTATTATCAATTAATGAATTAGTCAGTGATATACCAATGTTTGGAATAGAGTTTATTAAAATTGAAGATTTTTTTTATATTATTGGATTTAAAGATAATGATCCAGAAAGTATTAATCCGTACGAGGGGTTTTTATTAAAAATAAGGGAAAATGAGCTCAAGTCAAAACCTAAAAAATTTGTGGAGAAAAAAATAAGAGGTTTAAGTATTAAAAATAGTTAACCTTGAAAAGAAGGGTTTATATGATAGCAAATATTAAAACCCTTCTTTTTACTCAATATAATTCTATCTACACCGTCCTTGAAAATTTGTTAGTTCCCAGCTCTAGGTATGGATCAAACTCCATCGCGATTATCCTAACTACCAAAAATCCTTTTGGTTTAACATTAAGGATATTATTTGAAAAAGTAATGAGCCCATCTCTTTCATAATTTTCCAGATTTTTGAAATCAGGGTTTAAAAAACTAATGAGAGAATCGCCAGTCATAGCATAATCTATTGCTATTCTATTGAAATCAACTTCACCACTACACATAATTTTCGTAATTATATCTCTAACAAGTTTCTCTTTATCTGATAATCTATAACCTCTTTCAATAGCAAACCCAGTATCCTTAATTAGTTTAATATATTCATTAACATTTTTATTGTTCTGAGTATAGCAATTATCAAGTTGTGAAATAGATGAAGTTCCAAAGGCATAAACCTGACCTGTTGTCTCTCTTGTACAATACCCTTGAAAATTTCTATGAAGCATATTATTGTTTACTGCCATTGCCAGAGAATCTGTTTCTTTAGCAAAATGATCCATTCCAATTGGAACATAACCATTAGAAGTTAAAGTATGAAATGAATCCAACAGCATTTTCATTTTTTGTTCTGCTATTGGAAGTCCAAACTTTTCCAAATCTTTTTGATGTGCTTTCACCCAAGGTACATGGGCATAGGAAAATGTGACAATTCTGTCGGGCGAAATCGTCAGTGCTTTTACTAAATTATCATGGTAGGAGTCTACACTTTGACCAGGAAGTCCATAGATTAAATCTAGATTATTCCCTGTAAACCCTACCTCCTTCAGCTTTGAAAACAGATCGTTTAGAGCTGATTTGGGTTTATCGCGATTTATTATATCAAGTACATTGTCATGAAAATCCTGTACTCCAATACTCATTCTGTTAAAACCAATGGATTTGTAAAAATCAATATCGTCCAAAGTTAAGTATGAAGGACTACACTCAATCGCAACTTCAGCTCTGCTTGAAATTTTAAACTTTTTTGCAACATAGTTCATAATCTTTTCAGCTAAAACTTTTGGAAGAGCATTGGGAGTTCCTCCACCCCAGTGAATTTGAGAAACAGGTCTTATTAAATCTATATAGGCGGAAACATTTTCAATTTCTTGGATCATGGTATCAGTATACTCTTCCATAAAGGATTTGCCTTTACCAATCACTGTATTACAACCGCAAAAACTACATCTCTTTGGACAAAAAGGGATATGCATGTAAAGTGAAATACTTTCTGGTTTCTGAATATTTGATTCTTTTAAATCCTCTACATAATCTTGACTTTTATAGTCAGTATGAAAAGATGTTGCTGGCGGATAACTAGTGTACCTTGGTCCTGATTTATCATATTTCTCTAAAAAACCACTATCAATATCTGAAAACATTATCTTTTCCAATCGTAACTTTTAACCTTATCTATTACATATTTAACATTTTCAAATGAAAGATCTGGTGTAAGACCATGCCCCAAATTGAAAATCCAATTTTGTTCTTTTTGACCAAATTCAAAATATTTTTCCATAATCCGGTCTAAAGATTCCTTATCTGATGCTAAAGCTCGAGGATCAAGATTACCTTGAATACCAACTTTAGGGTCAATATACTTTCTTACATTAAAAATTGAAGTTTGCCAATCAATTCCTAGAAAATCAGTCTCTTCCTTGCCAAATTTTGATATACACGAACCCAGACCCTTAGGAAAGTATATTGTTGGAACACCTTTCTCTCTTACAGCCTTAAGAACTCTTTTAACTTGTGGAGCAACCAATTCCATATAAAGATCTTGTGGAATTAAACCAGCGTGTGTTTCAAAAATCTGGAAAGCACTGATACCATGGTCGCATTGATTTTCAGCATAAAAAATAGTTAGATCAGTAACAGCTTCCATTAGCATTTCCATCTGTTTTGGATTATTGTACATAAATTTGATTGCATCGCTAAACATATGGTCTCTGCCAAAACCTTGTATCATATAGACAAGTGTTGTAAATGGCGATCCTGAAAAACCAATAAGTGGAATATTTTCTGGTTTGTTTTTGATTATCAGATCTATCGCATCGTAAACATGAGTCAATTGAGTAAAATCTGGGCTTAGAAATTTTACAGGTTCTTTCAAATTTTTTAAAGCTGTTTCAAAAACAGGGGCTGGATCAAATTTTAGCTTCATACCCATTGCTTCCGCAACAACCAGAATATCTGAAAATAGAATTAAGGCATCCACACCCAAATCCTCATAAGGAAGAAGAGTAACTTTACAGGCAAGTTCTGGAGTTCTCATCATATCATGAAAACCATGCTCTTCTCTTAATTTCATATATGACGGTAAAACTCTTCCTGCTTGTCTCATGAACCAAACAGGTGGTCTTTGAGTTTTTTTACCAGATAATGTATCAAAAAAAATCGAATTAGACATTATTTCCCTCCGATAACTTTTAAAGCTTTCAGACTTGCAGAAAGCATTTGATCCAAGTCTTCAAAAGTATGAGCATCTGAAATAAACATAGCTTCAAATTGTGAAGGAGCTAAGTAAATTCCAGCTTCAAGGGATAAATTGAAATATTGTTTGTAAATTTCTGTATTTGAAGTAGCACACTCATCGTAAGATTCAATCTTCTCAACATCAGAAAAGAACAATGTAAGCATAGAACCAACACGATTGATAATACCCTTAACTCCGGAAATTTCTAGATTTCTTTTCAAGCCATTTTCAACGTAAACGGCTTTTTCTTCAAGTTCATTGTAGAAATTATCCTTACTATCGATATAATTTAATAGTGCAAGACCTGCTGACATCGCAAGTGGATTTCCAGATAATGTTCCTGCCTGGTATACTGGACCCAATGGAGCAAGCATATTCATAATATCTTCTCTGCCACCAAAAGCACCCACAGGAAGACCACCACCTATAATTTTCCCAAGGGTTGTTAAATCAGGTTTAATACCAAAATATTTTTGAGCACTTCCGCCAGCCAGTCTAAATCCCGTAATAACTTCATCAAAAATTAGTAAAGCTCCATATTGATTTGTAACATCACGAAGCTGTTGTAAAAATTCTTTCTTAGGAGGAATCACCCCCATATTTCCAGCTACTGGCTCTACAATAATACAAGCAATGCTGTCTGCGTAAATATTAAATAATTCTTTAACACTTTCGATATTATTATATTCTGCAATTAAAGTATCTTTTGCAGTACCTTCTGTTACACCAGGACTATTGGGAAGACCTAAAGTAATAGCACCCGAACCGGCTTTAATCAAAAAACTATCAGCGTGTCCATGATAACAACCGGAAAATTTGATAATTTTACTTCTACCAGTGAATCCTCTTGCTAATCTTATAGCACTCATGGTAGCTTCAGTTCCAGAACTTACCATTCTTACTTTTTCTATGGAAGGAATAAATTTTTTAATTTTTTCTGCAAGAAAAGTTTCCTGAATTGTTGGTGCCCCATAACTTGTTCCAAGTTCTGCCTGTGCTTGAATTGCTTTGACAATTTCCGGGTGAGAGTGACCAACAAGTAAAGGTCCCCATGAAGCTACAAAATCAATGTATTCATTACCATCGATATCATAAACTTTTGATCCTTTTGCCTTTGCAAAATAAACAGGAGTAGTTCCTACACTTTTAAATGCCCTTACAGGAGAATTCACACCACCGGGTATTGATTTTTGTGCTCTTTCAAACTCAACTTCACTTTTTGTTCTTTCCATTATATGACCTCAAATTTAAATTTTAATGATTGCTTATATATTATAATTCCGATGTTAAGAATATGCAAAAAATACTATATAAAAAATGATAGATGTTGTATCATTTAAGTTTATATTTTAATTACAATCAGACAATGATTTACGGAAGGATATAAATTAAAATAAATCGTTGATAAAGAAACAGCACGATAATAATTATTTCAAAATTTCTAATCATTTAAACAATCAATGAGGTAAAAATGGCGACATCACAAGATTTTATAGAATTTGTTTACGATCAAATTGATAGTAAATGGAATAAACGGTATAGAAAAATGTTTGGAGAGTATATGGTTTACGTAAATGACAAGCCTGTATTACTAGTATGTGACAATACTGTGTTTGTTAAAAAGTTGGATTGTGTTAGTCCCTACATTAAAGATGGAAAGTGTGGACTCCCTTATACTGGAGCTAAGGAGCACTATATTGTTGATGTGGAAGATCGGGAAGCTCTGTCTAAAATTATCTTTGAGCTGGAAAAAATACTAAAAGTTCCGGTTAAAAAGAAAAAAAAAGTTTGATATGATCTCTATCTGCGATTAGCACTTCATATTGATTTTACAATCTTTTGAAAATTTAATTATCTTCCCATAGAAACTAAATGGATGTATGATTGAAAAATATGATCGAATTATTAGCTCCTGGTGGAGATTTAGAATCAATCAAAGCTGCAATATCAGCTGGAGCAGATGCAATATATTGTGGGCTCGATAAATTTAACGCTAGAAATAGAGCTGTGAATATAAGTTTTGAAGAGCTACAAGGAGTAATAAAATTAGCTCATTCAAATAATTGCAAAATTTATCTTACTTTGAATATCCTTTTTACTGATGCAGAGCTTCCATCACTTTTTAATTTGTTAAATGATCTTGCCAACACTAAAATAGATGGGTTAATTATTCAAGACCTTGGATTAGCATATATATTGAATCAATACTTTGATTTTTTCGAAGTTCATGCTTCTACCCAATTAACTACTCATAATGTAGGACAGATCAAATTCTTAAATAGGCTCAAGGTTGAACGTGTTAATCTATCAAGAGAATTGAATATTACAGAGATAGAAGAATTAGTATGTGCAGGAAATGATCTTGGAATAGGTACTGAAGTCTTTATTCATGGTTCATATTGTATTTCATTTTCAGGTTTATGCTATTTTAGCTCTTTTTTCAATGGCAGATCAGGAAATAGAGGTCGATGTAGCCAGCCTTGTAGAAATAGGTATAAAACTACGGCTGCAATGAAAAACTACCCTCTTAACTTAAAAGACAATTCAGCCTTTACAAATCTTAGAGAACTTGTAGAAATAGGTGTTTCTTCATTAAAAATTGAAGGTAGAATTAAAAAGTATGACTATGTTTATACTATAGTAGAAAGCTGGAGAAAGCATATTGATAATTATTATAAATCTGGTTCTATTGGAAAGGATGATAGTAAGCTATACAAAGTTTTTAACAGAGAATTTTCGAACGGTTTTCTTGTTGATAAGATTGATAAATTTATGTTCACAGAAAATCCCAGAGATAATTCTATCAAGCGTTTCTATAATATTAATAGTGATGAACTCCTAAATATTTATAATGAAAAAAATAAAATCTTAAGTGATGTTGAAGAAAAGATAAAAAAATTATCAATTTCGAAAATATATTTGAGAATAAAAGTTTATGGAAAAAATAAAAGTAAGTTGATCGTTAAGGTCATTACACCAACTAATTCATTTTTTGTGTATTCAAATGAAAAACTGACTGACATATCAAGATCAAATCAGGTTTCAAACATGGATGCTTTAAGAGGAAGATTAAACGGCTTAGATAATGACGAATATCAATTGAAAGAATATGATACCGTAAATTTGAAAGCAGATCTTTTCATACCATTTCAAGAACTTTCACAAATAAAACAAAAAATTATTTTTAAATTAAACAACTCTTTGCAACCAATAGCTCCTGTAAGATTTCCAAAAATTGAACAAAGTAAAAAAATTATTACTACTCCTAAACTGTCCATAATAGTATCAAGCTATGACGATGCCATTTTGGGTAAAGCTAAAGAGATCGAGGTTATATTTTCAATCCCAAATTGTTTAACATGCGAATATGATAAATTATTGAATTTATTTGATGAACATTCAGATCTTATTCCACTTTTTCCATCAATTCTAATTGGGAGAGATTATTTTTTAGCAGTAAAACTATTAAATTCAATTAAATTCAAAAAAATCATTACAAATAATCTTGGAATAGCTATGGAAGCTTATCTTTCAGATATCAACTGGATAGGTGGTCCCAATTTAAATTTAACAAATTCGTTCTCCCTCAAATGTATAAAAGAGTTATACAGTTGCTCCGGAGCTTACATATCCAATGAATTGGGCATTAAACAGCTAAAAAGAATTAACCCTCCAGACAATTTCCAGTTGAATTATCTTATTTATGGTCCAATTCTGTTGATGACGAGTAGACAATGTTTTTTTCATCAGATAACAGGATGTGAAAAAGTAGAATTAAGTAAAGAATGTGTAGAGTATTGTAAAAAATCAGCTTTACTTTCAACTAATAACAGTATTGACCTCCTTGTTTTAAAAGAAGAAAACAATTTTAATTCTATCTACAGTTCTCATTATCTTTTTAATCCGGATATTATTAAGGATTTAAATGGAGTTTTTTCTGGTTTTACCATAGATTTAAGGGATATTGAAACATCTGTTAAGACTACAGTTTGTAAGGGTGATTTGATAGATCTTTTTTGTGCCTTAGTAAACTACGTAAGTGTGGATAAAGAAGTTAAAGATTTAGCTTCATTTACAACAAACGTACAATATTTCAGAGGAATTTAATAAAAATCAAAAAGCTTAAAAGACCTTGTTTTCTGCGATAAATCAAAGAATATCATGACTCTGTGACAAATTCTTTTTACACCAAGAAAAAAGGGGGTAAGAAATCCCCCCTAATTAAAAAAATAATATTATCTAACTACACCGAATACAGCAACTTCACGGATTTCGTCTTCAATTCTCAGCAATTGATTGTATTTTGCAATTCTGTCAGTTCTTGAAGCAGAACCAGTTTTAATTTGACCTGAGTTTACAGCTACAGCTAAATCTGCAATGAAAGTATCTTCACTTTCGCCAGATCTGTGCGATATCACTGCAGTGTAACCAGCTCTGTAAGCCATCTCAATAGACTCCAAAGTTTCGGTTACAGTACCAATTTGATTTAGTTTAATAAGAATTGAGTTAGCAACTTTTTTCTCAATACCCATTTTTAATCTATCAATATTGGTAACAAACAGATCGTCACCAACAAGTTGAATTTTTCCACCAAGTTTTTCTGTAATGATTGACCAACCTTCCCAATCATCCTCTGCCATACCATCTTCAATTGAGAATATAGGATATTTAGCTACAAGTTTTTCATAATAATCAACCATCTGTCTTGAAGTAAGCTTTTTACCTTCTGAATCAAGCATATATTTACCAGTTTTTTTGTCATAAAACTCACTTGAAGCAGGATCAAGAGTTATCACAATATCCTTACCAGGAGAATAACCAGCTTTTTCAATAGCTTCAACTATCAATTCTAGGGCTTCTTCATTAGATTTTAGATCTGGAGCAAAACCACCTTCGTCACCAACTGCAGTATTATATTTTTTTGCTTTCAAAACAGCCTTAAGATTGTGAAAAACTTCGGCACCCATTCTCAACGCCTGAGAGAATGATTCAGCACCAACTGGCATCACCATAAATTCTTGAAAATCAACATTATTATCGGCGTGGGAACCACCATTCAATATGTTCATCATTGGAGCAGGTAATCTTTTTGAGTTTACACCACCAAGATATTGGTATAGAGGTAAGCCTTTACTTTGAGCAGCAGCTCTAGCAACTGCAAGAGAAACACCAAGAATAGCATTGGCACCAAGTTTTGCTTTGTTTTTTGTTCCATCTAATTCAATCATAGTCTTATCGATAAGTGTTTGTTCTGTTGCGTACATACCAATAATTTCTGGAGCAATTATCTCATTCACATTTTGAACAGCCTTAAGAACACCTTTTCCCATAAATCTGCTTGCATCACCATCTCTTAATTCATGAGCTTCATGTTCTCCAGTGGAAGCACCAGACGGCACAATAGCTCTTCCAATTGTTCCATCCTCAAGAGTTACTTCCACTTCAACTGTAGGATTACCCCTGCTATCCAATACTTCTCTTGCGTACACATCTAAAATTTCCGGCATAATACCTCCTGTTTTACCACTTATATTCTCTATTGTACTTGTCCTTTAGAGTTAAAACTTCTCTTCCCAAGTCATTTGATTTTTTGTTTATATTTGAGAAAAAATCCCATTCTGCAACAGTAAAAACACCAAATCTAAAATAGTTTATTGGTTTTTTTATAATTTTTGATGATAGGGTTTTTCTTATATCTTTACTCGTCTGCACTGGTAATGCACGATCAACAAACAGCACTCCTATAAAAAAAACAAAAAGAGATGTATATAAAAAACCTCTTATTCCTCCCAAAAATAATCCCATTGTCTTATCTGCTGAGCTTTTCGGCTCTCCGGGAAGCTTACTAATTTTATCAAGTAAAATTGAAATAGTAATAACTAAAATTAAGTAAACTAAAATTAAAGAAATAGGGAATACAAAGGACTCATTTATAAATCGCAGAAGGAACTTTGTCATCATAGGTTCAAAAAGAGGTATAAACAGAAAACTCAGAAAATTCTTTTCAAAATAAAATTTAGTTCCAACTATTCCATTTCTATAACCAACAGTACCAAAAGAAACAACAGTTAGAAGAATTGCAATATTTAGCAAAGCACCCATAATTACCTCAAAATTTTCTTTCTTAAAATTTGTGCTCGTATAGCATCCGCTTCCTTCGAGGATAGTTCCCTACCTTCAATCGCTGACAGCGAGTACTTTGTCAAATCCTCAATCAGAGTGTTGATCTTACCTGTCTTTACCTTTTCAGAGCGTGAGTTATCTTTCAAAATAAGAAGTTTATAGTAGATTTCAAATAATGATTTAATGTTTACATATTTTAGATTGCAAAAAAGAGAAATCTTATCCTCAATATTTTCTAAAAAGCCGACTTTGCTTAACAAAACCATTTTACTTTCATCTTCAAGCTCTTTTACTGACTGTATAAGTTTCTTATGAAGTTCCTTTATATCTTTTTCATCCATGGTAAGACACTCTTTATTGCCAATTACAAGCATATCCTCCAAATCACTACCAAAATCATTATATTGAGCATATACAAATCCGTTTAGAGATAAAAAATTTGTCAATTTTGTAATTCTTTGAAGTTCTCTAAGATAAGGTACAGTGAATATTGAAAAAAATTTTACGCCAAACCCCACATAAGATAAATCCGAAGATAAAAGTCCAAGCTTCTCATCACGAGCAAACTCATCATCATTAAAAAATTGGATAAAATTAGACGCTTTATTATAATTTTTATTTAAAGAGCTATTATCTGAAAATGCAATTATTGAAAGATGATTTATATGATTTAAAAGAATAAAAACCTCTTTAGAACTGTGAATAAGAAGTTTCACTTTGGTTCTCTCTGCACCACTTAATTGAGGAACAATTTTTCTCTCAACTAAAATTTGATACTTAATTTCATCTATCTTATCAAGTTCATAAAAATAAAGTTCATTATTATTTATCAAATCAGAGAAAGCTGATAATATCTTATTCTCGACAGCCTTTCTCATCGTTTTGGAAATCTTCTCTGGAAAGTTTAATTGCTTAAAATTCCGGACGATTCTAACCGCAGAATATAGATATCCATCTTTACTGTTTTTTAGCCATTTTGATTTTTCACTAATCAATTCTTCAAGAAAAAAAGATTCACTCATTATTGAATCCCTTCGTATGATAATACCAGATTTTTTAATTTATCGGTAATCCTCTTTGGTTTTGAGTATGACTCATCCGTTTTTACTAGTAAAGTATAACCATCAGTAATCAATTCATCCCTTAAAAAAATATTGTACTCTACTTTCCAACTACTTTTCCCAATACTCACCGTTCTTACATAAACTTTAATTGAATCATTAAATTTAGCAGGTTTTAAATATCTACAAAAATTTTCTCTCACAACTATGAAATAATCCTCTCCAAGAGTCTCCAAATTATAATCCAATCCCAAGTTTGATAGATATGCGGTACGACCTCTTTCAAAATACTTCAAATAATTACTATTATGTACAATTCCAGCCATATCACATTCATCAAAATGAACTTTTAGTTCTGTAAAAAATTTAAAACTCATTGAAAATCCTTTAAGGTTTAGTTAAGGACGTCTTTCCTGATAATTTATTTTTGATACCCACATGAGTATCATTTTTATCAACCACATCAACTTCAACTTTTTTAAAGCTACCATTGTCTTTCAAATAAACATAATGAAGAGAATCCTCTGTAAAAACCGATTCTATGGGAATGATGTTTAGATCATCATATTCAGCCAAAAAAATTTCACATCTTGCACTCATACCAGGACGCAATTTATCATCAACTTCTAAAATCTTAACCACTACATCAAAAACTTTTGTATCATTTCCGTTTTCACCATCTCTTGCCAATCTGGATATGGATACAATTTCTCCCTTATATTCAGAATCTTTAAAAGCATCTAAATAAACTAAAACCTTCATCCCAACTTTAACTCTTGAAATATCAACTTCGTTTATATAAGTATCTACTTCAATCTCACTTAAATCGGGCAATTCAACAATCCCCTGACCTCGCCAAGGAGTATCCCCTATCTGAATCTTACCAAATTTTCCATTTTTCCAAACTTTTGCATAAACAACCAAACCATCTTCGGGAGCTAAAATTTTTAATCTATCAATGTCTTTTTGCATCATCTCCAGTTCCATTTCAACTTTTCGATACTTGGACATCAAAGTGGTTCTTTCGGTAGCATTAATCACTTTCTGTAATTTTAGCTTTTCCTTATTTTCAACGTAATTGTTGTTTGTAATCTTGAATTGAAGTTCTTTCTCTTCCTGTACAGATTTTGATTCAAACTCTATTCTTTTCATAGCCATTTTTTCTAATTCAAATCTGTATTCTGCGTTCTCCAGACTCAACTCCATCTGCTTTATCTGAAATTCATGATTCGCATTAGACTTTTCTAGCTCAGCTTTTAGACCAGATAATTCAGTCTCTTTAGACTCTAGATTTTTAAGTAGGTCTTCAGGATCTAAAGTTAGAAGGTAGTCGTTTTTCTTTACAATCGTACCTTCTGGAACCATATCCATAATTTTACCATAACCTCTAATATTTGGCGATTCAACTATTGTTGATTTTTTTGCTCTAACTTCACCAGATTGAGAAATTATAACGGCAAATTTGCCATTCTCAATATCTGCTACAGGAATTTCGCTTGTTTCCCTCGAGCAATTGAGAAATATCAGAACTATCAAACAAAAATAAAAAATACGCATCGATCCATCCCCGTTTAACTGCTTAAATGAAATAAAAAAACAAGGCTAATGCAAGTTATCTTTTCCATTGAGATTAATTTTTTTTAACTCTTCAAAAAGATTAAAAAATTCTAATTTTACTATATCAGGCGAAATATCTCTAATGCATTCATACTTATTAGTATTTTTGCAAA
The Candidatus Delongbacteria bacterium genome window above contains:
- a CDS encoding HlyD family efflux transporter periplasmic adaptor subunit, whose protein sequence is MRIFYFCLIVLIFLNCSRETSEIPVADIENGKFAVIISQSGEVRAKKSTIVESPNIRGYGKIMDMVPEGTIVKKNDYLLTLDPEDLLKNLESKETELSGLKAELEKSNANHEFQIKQMELSLENAEYRFELEKMAMKRIEFESKSVQEEKELQFKITNNNYVENKEKLKLQKVINATERTTLMSKYRKVEMELEMMQKDIDRLKILAPEDGLVVYAKVWKNGKFGKIQIGDTPWRGQGIVELPDLSEIEVDTYINEVDISRVKVGMKVLVYLDAFKDSEYKGEIVSISRLARDGENGNDTKVFDVVVKILEVDDKLRPGMSARCEIFLAEYDDLNIIPIESVFTEDSLHYVYLKDNGSFKKVEVDVVDKNDTHVGIKNKLSGKTSLTKP